The Deltaproteobacteria bacterium genome contains the following window.
CGTCCTTCGTGCTGCTGGCGCTGGGAGGCGAGCGCGCCCAGCTCGAGGGCGCCATCAAGTACGTCACCTTGAACCTGGTGGCGTCGGCGTTCTTCCTGGCGGCGGTGGGAATCCTCTACGCCATGGCGGGGTCCCTCAACATGGCGGACCTGTCGGTGCGGCTCGGGGACGTGGCGCAGCCGGGGCTGGTGACCACCCTGGCGATCCTGTTCCTGGTGGCCTTCGGCATAAAGGGGGCCATCTTCCCGTTGTTCTTCTGGCTGCCGGCCTCCTACCACACGCCGCCGGTGGCGATCTCCGGCATCTTCGGCGGGCTGCTGACCAAGGTGGGCGTCTACGCGCTGATCCGCGTCTTCACGCTGCTGTTCCTGAACAACGTCGACTACACCCACACGATCATCCTCTGGGTCGGCGCCATCACCATGGTGACGGGCGTGCTCGGAGCCGTGGCCCAGTACGAGTTCCGCCGCCTGCTGTCCTTCCACATCGTGAGCCAGATCGGCTACATGGTCATGGGGCTCGGGTTCTTCACCCCGCTGGCGCTGAGCGGCACGGTGTTCTTCATCGTCCACAACATCTTCGTCAAGACCAACCTGTTCCTGGTGAGCGGGGTCTCGCACCGCATTCACGGCACCTACGACCTCAAGAAGCTGGGCGGCCTCTACCGCGCCCACCCGTGGGTGGGCATGCTGTTCCTGCTGTCGGCGTTGTCGCTGGCCGGGGTGCCGCCCCTGTCCGGGTTCTTCGGCAAGCTGGTGCTGGTCAAGGCCGGTCTCGGCATCGAGCAGTTCGTGG
Protein-coding sequences here:
- a CDS encoding Na+/H+ antiporter subunit D, yielding MNSLIVLPILLPLLVGAACVVAWRYVAAQRILTLAGSIVYLAVSVVLLERVASEGIQAVQKGDWMAPFGITLVADMFSAAMVATTGVVTLVIVVYSLGSMDRPREAWGYYPLFNILIMGVSGAFLTGDIFNLFVWFEVLLISSFVLLALGGERAQLEGAIKYVTLNLVASAFFLAAVGILYAMAGSLNMADLSVRLGDVAQPGLVTTLAILFLVAFGIKGAIFPLFFWLPASYHTPPVAISGIFGGLLTKVGVYALIRVFTLLFLNNVDYTHTIILWVGAITMVTGVLGAVAQYEFRRLLSFHIVSQIGYMVMGLGFFTPLALSGTVFFIVHNIFVKTNLFLVSGVSHRIHGTYDLKKLGGLYRAHPWVGMLFLLSALSLAGVPPLSGFFGKLVLVKAGLGIEQFVVVAAALGVSLLTLFSMTKIWAEAFWKPLPEGTETHAPGAGMGLMLGGIVTLAVLAVVMGVAAGPFFTLAQQAGEQLTNPAPYIEAVLRVRGGS